The genomic stretch GAAAACAGACGCGTCCCACCTGTTGCCAGAGCGGGGCATGCTTCTTCAGCCAGCCGTTAAGGCCCTCATCGGAGGCGGCGATCTCTTTCCTCGCCCAGGAGTCCAGATCGTTCCAGAGGCCGCGAAGGACCTCAATACTCAGGTATTCTCCGCCCTGCATGGGAGGTGCAGAAAGCACGAGGACCGCCAGCTCGGATTCCAGGGGTGGATCGATGGGGTCCAGATGTTTCCCGACGAATTCGGGCGTGCGACAGAGTCGGGTCAGATAATAGCAGGCAAAATCCCGCCAAAAGAAAACTACCGGTGAAAGCAGCGCCTCCGGCTTCGATCCGCCCAGGGCCAGACGCCCCCGGGACTGGGAGGATGAAAAAGCGGCCCTGACCCGCTTCATCCAGGCATCAGGCGTCGTTCCGTCTGGGGTGTTGTCCCCCTGCAGCCGTAGATGCCCCGCAGGGGTCAGGATCAGATCGCAGTTCATGTTGTAAGATGGTAAGGACGGGAGGTCCACGTAGCTCAATAAATTTTTTTCCAATTAAATGGACAACGTTATCCCTTGCACTTATGCCGCTTCCAATGGACGGACACTAAAAATCTCATCTGGAGTTAATTGTTCAATAAATGACTCGGGTACCGTTATTACGGCTAATGTTTGACCAATGGCATTAAATAATTCTAACGAATAACCATCTTCTCCACCAGAAACAGGATGATGCTCAACAAGGGTTGCAACATCACCTTTCTTCAATCCTCTTTCCGGAATATCTTTTCTCAAAACAACTTCCTCGAATAATTTGTAAGCCATTTTTCTATCTCCTTTTGGAAGGATACATGGTTATGAATTTTGTATTTCCGGTTCCGAATTCCGTAAGCCAGATTGTGCAGACCGGTAATTTTTTTCCATTTGGTCCAATAAGATTTCCTCTTATTTCAAACAGTTTGCCAAATTCAGTAATTTCCAACAAGGTAACGTCTTTTGATAAAATCTGATCTCTTAGATCATTTTCCAATGCTTCCCAGTTGTTCAGTGAATATCCCGCCTGTGCCAGCCACTGCGATTTGTCATTTCTTTTTCTTGGGGTCAACAAATATTGCGTCAGTTTCTCATGAGCTATCAAAGTATCTTCAGGGAGTTTCATTTTAAACTCCTTGCCATGGAAACATAGGCTTATCTAATGTCTTAGAAATTCATTAAGGAATAAAAGGAACTTGTCGAATTTCATGATTAACGCTTCTTGATACTTAACCTATCAAAAATACATTAAATTATCAATATGAAATTATCGTCCTTTTCTCCTGGTCTGCTTCTTCCGGCAGGGTTTAAGCCGGAATCCAGGGACTTTGGTTTTCTCATTTTCTTAAAAACCTGGATTCCCGATAAAGACATTCGGGAATGACGGAAAAAATGTCGCTGTAGTATTAGAAGATCGTCTGGCAAAGGGCTGGCAGTGGCAGATCTTTGAGAAGTTATTTCATCAAATCCCTTAAAGAGGAGTTGGG from Deltaproteobacteria bacterium encodes the following:
- a CDS encoding DUF4926 domain-containing protein, with the protein product MAYKLFEEVVLRKDIPERGLKKGDVATLVEHHPVSGGEDGYSLELFNAIGQTLAVITVPESFIEQLTPDEIFSVRPLEAA